A region of Massilia sp. KIM DNA encodes the following proteins:
- a CDS encoding peptidoglycan DD-metalloendopeptidase family protein has protein sequence MNPIHKFTGNRLLQLVPKTRKARIVSAGAVFLSMCAFGAVGVAPIAPDASDLPVKQVAQDLELPNLADQIVALQQDEQQFIHEERVRPGDSLGSLFNRLGVNDADAQKFVRSDKLAKRLLSLKTGKRIQAETDENGLLLSLRATITDGKGGDARTITVTRQGEKFVAADMPAKLERRVEMRSREITSSLYSATDSNVDGGSLPDSVVNQIIEMFSTNIDFRGDLKRGDRFSVVYETFWLDGELVKTGRILAGEFINRGVRYQSVWYEDPVTKQGGYYTLDGKALKKAFLKSPLEFSRISSGFSMRVHPISGKWKAHKGVDYAAASGTPIRAVADGVIDFAGNSGGYGNQVVVKHWSSYSTAYAHMSRFAPGVRKGSKVSQGQVIGYVGSTGWSTGPHLHYEFRVAGQAQNPEKFKSLAQQPLNQAELARFRMAAAEMNHRFSLLAPSGGNTMMAR, from the coding sequence ATGAACCCTATACATAAATTCACTGGCAACCGCCTGCTCCAGCTAGTGCCGAAGACCCGCAAGGCGCGCATCGTCAGCGCCGGCGCCGTCTTCCTCAGCATGTGCGCATTCGGCGCTGTTGGCGTGGCTCCTATCGCACCGGACGCGTCGGACCTCCCCGTCAAGCAAGTCGCCCAGGATCTCGAACTGCCGAATCTCGCAGACCAGATCGTCGCGCTCCAGCAAGACGAGCAGCAATTCATCCACGAAGAGCGCGTGCGCCCCGGCGACTCGCTCGGCTCCCTGTTCAACCGTCTTGGCGTGAACGACGCCGACGCCCAGAAATTCGTCCGCTCCGACAAGCTCGCCAAGCGCCTCCTGTCCCTCAAGACCGGCAAGCGCATCCAGGCCGAGACCGACGAGAACGGCCTGCTGCTCTCGCTGCGCGCCACCATTACCGACGGCAAGGGCGGCGACGCGCGCACCATCACCGTGACGCGCCAGGGCGAGAAGTTCGTCGCGGCCGATATGCCGGCCAAGCTCGAGCGCCGCGTGGAAATGCGTTCGCGCGAAATCACCTCCTCGCTGTACTCCGCCACTGACTCCAACGTCGACGGCGGCAGCCTGCCGGATTCGGTGGTCAACCAGATCATCGAGATGTTCTCGACCAACATCGACTTCCGTGGCGACCTCAAGCGTGGCGACCGTTTCAGCGTGGTGTACGAAACCTTCTGGCTCGATGGCGAACTGGTCAAGACCGGCCGCATCCTGGCGGGTGAGTTCATCAACCGCGGCGTGCGCTACCAGTCGGTCTGGTACGAAGACCCGGTCACCAAGCAGGGCGGCTACTACACCCTGGACGGCAAGGCGCTCAAGAAGGCCTTCCTGAAGTCGCCGCTCGAGTTCTCGCGTATTTCCTCGGGCTTCTCGATGCGCGTGCACCCGATCTCGGGCAAGTGGAAGGCGCACAAGGGCGTCGACTACGCGGCCGCGAGCGGCACCCCGATCCGCGCAGTGGCCGACGGCGTCATCGATTTCGCCGGCAACAGCGGCGGCTACGGCAACCAGGTGGTCGTCAAGCACTGGTCGAGCTACAGCACCGCCTACGCCCACATGAGCCGTTTCGCGCCGGGCGTGCGCAAGGGCAGCAAAGTCAGCCAGGGCCAGGTGATCGGCTATGTCGGCTCGACCGGCTGGTCCACCGGCCCGCACCTGCACTATGAATTCCGCGTCGCGGGCCAGGCCCAGAACCCGGAGAAATTCAAGTCGCTGGCCCAGCAACCGCTGAACCAGGCGGAACTGGCCCGCTTCCGCATGGCCGCTGCCGAAATGAACCATCGCTTCTCGCTGCTCGCACCGAGCGGCGGCAATACGATGATGGCGCGCTGA
- a CDS encoding anhydro-N-acetylmuramic acid kinase: MSTLYIGLMSGTSLDGVDGVLADFAGGAIRTLAAAFTPFPPELRAELMALQAASPNELEREALAANGLALAYADCVRALLPSAPGAVAAVAVHGQTIRHRPELGFTRQTNNPALLAELTGIDVIADFRSRDIAAGGQGAPLVPAFHEAAFGKPGSARVVVNIGGIGNISVLHGDGRVTGFDTGPGNVLMDLWIARHLGKAYDEDGAWAATGKVDEALLAALLDEPYFRQPAPKSTGRDLFHEQWLDSKLARFAGVAPQDVQATLTRLTALTIARAIQDEQDEGVAPDAVYVCGGGAYNATLLREIGAALGGVKVESTAALGVAPNRVEALAFAWLGWRFAERAAGNLPAVTGARGPRILGALYPA, translated from the coding sequence ATGTCCACCCTCTACATCGGCCTCATGTCCGGCACCAGCCTCGACGGTGTCGACGGCGTCCTCGCCGACTTCGCCGGCGGCGCCATCCGCACCCTCGCCGCCGCCTTCACTCCTTTCCCGCCGGAACTGCGCGCCGAACTGATGGCCCTGCAGGCCGCCTCGCCCAACGAACTCGAGCGCGAAGCCCTGGCCGCCAACGGACTGGCCCTGGCCTACGCCGACTGCGTGCGCGCCCTGCTCCCCTCCGCACCCGGCGCGGTGGCCGCGGTCGCCGTCCACGGCCAGACCATCCGCCACCGCCCCGAACTCGGCTTCACCCGCCAGACCAACAACCCCGCCCTGCTGGCCGAACTCACCGGCATCGACGTGATCGCCGACTTCCGCAGCCGCGACATCGCCGCCGGCGGCCAGGGCGCGCCCCTGGTGCCGGCCTTCCACGAAGCCGCTTTCGGCAAGCCGGGCAGCGCACGCGTGGTGGTCAACATCGGCGGCATCGGCAACATCAGCGTCCTGCACGGCGACGGCCGCGTGACCGGCTTCGATACCGGACCGGGCAATGTCTTGATGGACTTGTGGATAGCCCGCCACCTGGGCAAGGCCTATGACGAGGACGGCGCCTGGGCGGCCACCGGCAAGGTGGACGAGGCCTTGCTCGCCGCCCTGCTGGACGAGCCCTATTTCCGCCAGCCGGCGCCCAAGAGCACGGGCCGCGACCTGTTCCATGAGCAATGGCTGGATTCCAAGCTGGCACGCTTCGCCGGGGTGGCGCCGCAGGACGTGCAGGCCACGCTGACGCGCCTGACGGCGCTCACGATCGCGCGCGCGATCCAGGACGAGCAGGATGAGGGGGTGGCGCCGGACGCCGTCTACGTCTGCGGCGGCGGCGCCTACAACGCGACCCTGCTGCGCGAGATCGGCGCGGCGCTGGGTGGCGTGAAGGTGGAATCGACCGCGGCGCTGGGCGTGGCGCCCAACCGCGTGGAGGCCCTCGCCTTCGCCTGGCTGGGCTGGCGTTTCGCCGAGCGCGCAGCAGGCAACCTGCCGGCGGTCACCGGGGCGCGCGGTCCGCGCATCCTGGGCGCCCTCTATCCGGCGTGA
- the erpA gene encoding iron-sulfur cluster insertion protein ErpA, producing the protein MTAVAEVQEHDTIPTPINFTESAAQKVAQLIEEEGNPDLKLRVFVQGGGCSGFQYGFTFDEIVNDDDTTMEKNGVQLLIDSMSYQYLVGAEIDYKDDLEGAQFVIKNPNATSTCGCGSSFSA; encoded by the coding sequence ATGACCGCAGTCGCCGAAGTGCAAGAGCACGACACGATCCCTACGCCGATCAACTTCACTGAGAGCGCCGCACAGAAAGTGGCACAGCTGATCGAGGAAGAGGGCAACCCCGACCTGAAGCTGCGCGTCTTCGTGCAAGGCGGCGGATGCTCGGGTTTCCAGTACGGTTTCACCTTTGACGAAATCGTCAACGATGACGACACCACGATGGAAAAGAACGGTGTCCAGCTGCTGATCGACTCGATGAGCTACCAGTACCTGGTCGGCGCCGAGATCGACTACAAGGACGACCTCGAAGGCGCCCAGTTCGTCATCAAGAACCCGAACGCGACCTCGACCTGCGGTTGCGGCTCCTCGTTCTCGGCCTAA
- a CDS encoding polymer-forming cytoskeletal protein, with amino-acid sequence MFGRQAKSEIDSLVGISARIEGDLCFTGGLRIDGEVHGNVVAADGADSMLIVSEHARIEGEVRCASLVVNGYIAGSVYSSELLELQPKGRIHGDVHYRLLEMHGGALVTGKLTHEPAGEPVFHLADAAEGSAA; translated from the coding sequence ATGTTCGGTCGACAAGCGAAAAGCGAGATTGACAGCCTGGTCGGCATCTCGGCCCGGATCGAGGGCGACCTGTGCTTCACGGGCGGGCTGCGGATCGACGGCGAGGTGCATGGGAACGTGGTGGCCGCGGATGGCGCGGACAGCATGCTGATCGTGTCCGAGCACGCCCGCATCGAAGGCGAGGTGCGTTGCGCCAGCCTGGTGGTCAACGGCTACATCGCCGGCTCGGTGTATTCCTCGGAACTGCTTGAATTACAGCCGAAAGGCCGCATACATGGAGATGTACACTACCGGCTGCTTGAAATGCATGGCGGGGCATTGGTAACTGGGAAACTTACCCACGAACCAGCCGGCGAGCCGGTGTTCCATCTGGCCGACGCCGCCGAAGGGTCGGCAGCATGA
- the argC gene encoding N-acetyl-gamma-glutamyl-phosphate reductase, with the protein MIKVGIVGGTGYTGVELLRLLAVHPNVQLTAITSRKEDGLPVADMFPSLRGVVDLAFSSPDKADLTQCDVVFFATPHGVAMAQAPALLAAGVKVIDLAADFRLKDRATFEKWYKIEHTAPELLEEAVYGLPELNRDDIKKARLIANPGCYPTTMQLGFYPLLKAGIIDASNLIADSKSGVSGAGRKAEIGTLFSEASDNFKAYGVHGHRHTPETSAQLQRYTDQQVGLIFTPHLVPMIRGMYSTLYARLTKDIDNAALQALFENEYKDSEFVDVMPFGSHPETRSTRGSNMLRIALHRPEPGNTVVILVVQDNLVKGASGQAVQCMNLMFGLDEATGLKHVALLP; encoded by the coding sequence ATGATCAAAGTTGGCATCGTTGGCGGAACCGGATATACGGGCGTGGAATTGCTGCGGCTGTTGGCCGTCCACCCGAACGTCCAGCTGACCGCGATCACCTCGCGCAAGGAAGACGGCCTGCCGGTGGCGGACATGTTCCCCTCGCTGCGCGGCGTGGTCGACCTGGCCTTCTCGAGCCCGGACAAGGCCGACCTGACCCAGTGCGACGTGGTGTTCTTCGCCACCCCGCACGGCGTCGCCATGGCCCAGGCCCCGGCGCTGCTGGCCGCCGGCGTCAAGGTGATCGACCTGGCCGCGGACTTCCGCCTGAAGGACCGCGCCACCTTCGAGAAGTGGTACAAGATCGAGCACACCGCGCCGGAACTGCTCGAGGAAGCCGTCTATGGCCTGCCGGAACTGAACCGCGACGACATCAAGAAGGCGCGCCTGATCGCCAACCCGGGCTGCTATCCGACCACCATGCAGCTGGGTTTCTATCCGCTGCTCAAGGCCGGCATCATCGACGCCTCCAACCTGATCGCCGACTCGAAGTCGGGCGTGTCGGGCGCCGGCCGCAAGGCCGAGATCGGCACCCTGTTCTCGGAAGCGAGCGACAACTTCAAGGCCTATGGCGTGCATGGCCACCGTCACACTCCGGAAACCTCGGCCCAGCTGCAGCGCTATACGGACCAGCAGGTCGGCCTGATCTTCACGCCCCACCTGGTGCCGATGATCCGCGGCATGTACTCGACCCTGTACGCGCGCCTGACCAAGGACATCGACAACGCCGCCCTGCAGGCCCTGTTCGAGAACGAATACAAGGACAGCGAGTTCGTCGACGTGATGCCCTTCGGCTCGCATCCGGAAACCCGCTCGACCCGCGGCTCGAACATGCTGCGCATCGCGCTGCATCGTCCGGAGCCGGGCAACACCGTGGTCATCCTGGTGGTGCAGGACAACCTGGTCAAGGGCGCCTCCGGCCAGGCCGTGCAGTGCATGAACCTGATGTTCGGCCTGGACGAGGCAACCGGCCTCAAGCACGTGGCGCTGCTGCCCTGA
- the rpsI gene encoding 30S ribosomal protein S9, translating to MIGNYNYGTGRRKSAVARVFIKAGTGQIIVNGKPAAEYFSRETGLMVIRQPLELTGNVERFDIKVNVHGGGESGQAGAVRHGITRALIDYDAGLKGDLARAGFVTRDAREVERKKVGLRKARRAKQFSKR from the coding sequence ATGATCGGTAACTACAACTACGGCACTGGCCGTCGCAAGAGTGCAGTCGCTCGCGTGTTCATCAAGGCTGGCACCGGCCAGATCATCGTGAACGGCAAGCCGGCTGCGGAATACTTCTCGCGCGAAACCGGCCTGATGGTCATCCGTCAGCCGCTGGAACTGACCGGCAACGTCGAGCGTTTCGACATCAAGGTCAACGTGCACGGTGGTGGCGAGTCGGGCCAGGCAGGCGCCGTCCGTCACGGCATCACCCGCGCCCTGATCGACTACGACGCAGGCCTCAAGGGCGACCTGGCACGTGCCGGTTTCGTCACCCGTGACGCCCGTGAAGTCGAGCGTAAGAAAGTTGGTCTGCGCAAAGCACGTCGCGCAAAGCAGTTCTCGAAGCGTTAA
- the rplM gene encoding 50S ribosomal protein L13: MKTFSAKGHEVQRDWFVIDATDLVLGRVASEVALRLRGKHKPEFTPHVDTGDFIVVINAGKLRVTGTKATAKTYYRHSGYPGGIYETNFLKMQQRFPGRALEKAVKGMLPKGPLGYAMIKKLKVYAEGTHPHAAQQPKALTL; encoded by the coding sequence ATGAAAACTTTTTCCGCTAAGGGCCATGAAGTCCAGCGCGACTGGTTTGTGATTGACGCGACGGACTTGGTCCTCGGACGTGTTGCCAGCGAAGTGGCACTCCGACTGCGCGGCAAACACAAGCCGGAATTCACTCCGCACGTCGACACCGGTGACTTTATCGTCGTGATCAACGCAGGCAAGCTGCGCGTGACCGGCACCAAGGCAACCGCCAAGACCTACTACCGTCACTCGGGCTACCCGGGCGGTATCTACGAAACCAACTTCCTGAAAATGCAACAGCGCTTCCCGGGCCGTGCCCTGGAAAAGGCTGTCAAAGGCATGCTGCCGAAGGGCCCGCTGGGCTACGCCATGATCAAGAAGCTGAAAGTGTACGCGGAAGGCACCCACCCGCACGCTGCGCAGCAACCCAAAGCACTGACTCTCTAA